The following coding sequences lie in one Heyndrickxia oleronia genomic window:
- a CDS encoding endonuclease, with amino-acid sequence MKKVKSLFLKVVMAILVLGTLPSLTGMHAVQAEGPNDPAPEIKPTNANGKKVLFDNTHGQTAGAADWVIDGGFSDFGNAIAKNGYYVKELRKTTPITYDDLKDYDVLVIGEANIPYKASEQAAMIQYVESGGSIFFIADHYNADRNKNRWDASEVFNGYRRGAFDNPAKGMTAEEANSAAMQGVESSDWLSDHFGVRFRYNAVGDVNATTIVSPNETFGITSGVDSVAVHAGSTVAITDPSHAKGLVYLPALSSRDKWNNAVDQGVYFGGGVDEGAYVAISKLGKGKAAFIGDSSPVEDSSPKYTREENGAKKTTYDGFKEQDDAVLLTNLIDWLAEQEEYTSFEETGITLDEVSPMLDMEIPSKSTEPQPEPWSAPAAGYKWYDPSTFAAGSYGSSKPAEVNAEYSFVHQDILPNKQEFQIRVSIDHLAPGQTVTGLKAGIYLTGGEQIAKFQNEDGSWPTSYNYSSEFSVTADKTGHASKDLTVSINPNKEGAASLRLKSGSKNLVTKTVTIGNVDSEPLPEDKPSLPEKISIKEVRNETVGKTVTIEGVVTSKPGVFGGQGFYLQDDSAGIYVFQNEAGYVPGDVLKITGTTELYNSELELANLISIEKTGTKSLPQAKTVNELTNENQGELVTLKQVKIDQLVVAGRAFEFDAMKDGKTTKVRVDERTGVTYDEFSKAYKNGDVIDIVGISSIFKDVYQLKPLSFDHFVKADSDGPVIHDLDQLSFYQTEAYEQYVTVTDEGSGVESVLITLDGKEISNPIKIEPFSLQVGNHTIVVRAIDKLGNESIKEFTLTVVMDLDHLDEWITYGYDKGYITNKGIYNSLMAKVEGIQKAKNENARQGKLNALSNEIQAQKGKKIDSKFASDLLDLIDTL; translated from the coding sequence ATGAAGAAGGTTAAGAGTCTGTTTTTAAAAGTGGTCATGGCGATTCTTGTTCTAGGAACACTGCCATCACTTACTGGGATGCATGCTGTTCAAGCGGAAGGACCGAATGATCCTGCACCAGAGATTAAACCTACAAATGCGAATGGTAAGAAGGTATTATTTGATAACACTCATGGCCAAACAGCTGGTGCTGCAGATTGGGTTATTGATGGTGGCTTTTCTGATTTTGGCAATGCAATTGCTAAAAATGGTTATTATGTTAAAGAACTTCGAAAGACAACACCGATTACGTATGATGATTTAAAGGATTACGATGTGTTAGTCATTGGGGAAGCTAATATTCCTTATAAAGCATCTGAACAGGCTGCCATGATTCAATATGTTGAATCTGGTGGAAGTATTTTCTTTATTGCTGATCATTATAATGCGGATCGTAATAAAAATCGTTGGGATGCTTCAGAAGTATTTAATGGATACAGAAGAGGCGCTTTTGATAACCCAGCAAAAGGAATGACAGCGGAAGAAGCTAACTCTGCTGCTATGCAAGGAGTAGAAAGCTCTGATTGGTTATCAGATCATTTTGGTGTTCGATTTAGATACAATGCAGTAGGTGATGTGAACGCAACAACGATTGTTTCACCTAATGAAACGTTTGGAATAACAAGTGGGGTTGACTCCGTTGCCGTACATGCAGGATCAACAGTAGCGATTACTGATCCATCTCATGCTAAAGGTCTTGTCTATCTTCCAGCATTATCTTCTAGAGATAAATGGAATAATGCGGTTGACCAAGGTGTTTACTTTGGTGGCGGCGTGGATGAAGGGGCTTATGTGGCGATTTCCAAATTAGGAAAAGGAAAGGCTGCATTTATTGGTGATTCTTCTCCAGTAGAGGATTCATCACCGAAATATACCCGTGAAGAAAATGGCGCGAAGAAAACAACATATGATGGCTTTAAAGAACAAGATGATGCTGTTCTATTAACAAATCTAATTGATTGGTTAGCTGAGCAAGAAGAATATACAAGTTTTGAAGAAACAGGAATTACTTTAGATGAAGTGTCACCAATGCTAGATATGGAGATTCCAAGTAAATCGACAGAACCACAGCCAGAACCATGGTCTGCTCCTGCTGCGGGATATAAATGGTATGATCCATCTACATTTGCGGCTGGTTCATACGGGTCATCTAAGCCTGCTGAAGTAAATGCGGAATATTCATTTGTTCATCAAGATATATTACCTAATAAACAAGAGTTCCAAATTCGTGTATCAATTGATCATTTAGCACCGGGACAAACAGTTACTGGTTTAAAGGCAGGAATATATTTAACTGGAGGAGAGCAAATTGCTAAATTCCAGAACGAGGATGGTTCATGGCCAACATCGTATAACTATAGCTCTGAGTTCTCGGTGACAGCTGATAAAACAGGTCATGCAAGCAAGGATTTAACGGTAAGCATCAACCCTAATAAAGAGGGTGCTGCAAGCTTACGTTTAAAAAGTGGTAGCAAAAATTTGGTCACTAAAACAGTAACGATTGGAAATGTAGATAGTGAGCCACTTCCGGAGGACAAACCAAGTCTACCAGAGAAAATTTCTATCAAGGAAGTAAGAAATGAGACTGTCGGAAAGACGGTAACAATTGAAGGAGTCGTTACCTCAAAACCAGGTGTCTTCGGAGGACAAGGATTTTATCTTCAAGATGATTCAGCAGGTATTTATGTATTTCAAAATGAAGCTGGATATGTGCCCGGAGATGTATTAAAAATTACAGGTACAACTGAACTGTATAATAGTGAATTGGAACTTGCCAATTTAATTTCGATTGAAAAAACAGGGACAAAATCTTTACCACAAGCTAAAACAGTGAATGAACTAACGAATGAAAATCAAGGCGAGCTTGTTACACTGAAACAGGTAAAAATCGATCAATTAGTTGTAGCAGGACGTGCATTTGAATTTGATGCAATGAAAGATGGAAAAACAACGAAAGTGCGAGTGGATGAGAGAACGGGTGTAACCTATGATGAATTCTCAAAAGCATATAAAAATGGAGATGTCATAGATATCGTTGGAATTTCATCTATTTTTAAAGATGTGTATCAACTTAAGCCACTTAGCTTTGACCATTTTGTAAAAGCTGATTCTGATGGTCCAGTTATTCATGATTTGGATCAATTAAGTTTTTATCAAACTGAAGCCTATGAACAGTATGTTACGGTAACTGATGAGGGCAGTGGAGTGGAGTCTGTTCTAATCACTCTAGATGGAAAAGAAATTTCTAATCCGATAAAAATTGAGCCATTCTCACTGCAGGTAGGGAATCATACGATTGTAGTTCGAGCAATAGATAAACTGGGGAATGAGAGTATTAAAGAATTTACCCTTACTGTCGTAATGGATCTTGATCATTTAGATGAATGGATCACATATGGATATGATAAAGGGTATATTACAAATAAAGGGATTTACAATAGCCTAATGGCTAAAGTAGAAGGAATTCAAAAGGCAAAAAACGAAAACGCTAGACAAGGAAAATTAAATGCTCTTTCCAATGAGATTCAAGCACAAAAAGGAAAGAAAATTGATTCCAAATTTGCAAGTGATCTATTAGATTTAATTGATACGTTATAA
- a CDS encoding DUF6254 family protein, producing MTQSKRQQERQWTVRKQSQNPHGKIKSLEEIADEMTPNKKK from the coding sequence ATGACCCAATCTAAAAGACAACAAGAACGTCAATGGACAGTAAGAAAACAATCCCAGAACCCTCATGGGAAAATAAAATCTTTGGAAGAAATCGCAGATGAAATGACTCCAAATAAAAAGAAATAG
- a CDS encoding CvfB family protein produces the protein MTSLEAGTVVTLDVEREAPFGYFLTNGEEDVLLHNSEVPEEFDPEKSQKVFLFQDHQGRLAATLTIPTVQIGIYDWVEVVEVKESLGVFVSIGISKDILVSKDDLPALHSLWPTIGDRLYCSLKADKNGRLFGKLATENIMREVAEKATRKDFNRNITGWAYRLLKIGTFLLTEENFIGFIHESERKQEPRLGQKVEGRIIDVKEDGTINVSLLGRVHETLDEDAEKIYSYLQVRGGKMPYWDKSEPEDISARFDMSKAAFKRALGRLMKAGKVRQEEGWTYIKE, from the coding sequence ATGACAAGTTTAGAAGCTGGAACTGTAGTAACATTAGATGTAGAACGGGAAGCCCCATTTGGCTATTTTTTAACAAATGGTGAGGAAGATGTTCTTCTTCATAATAGTGAAGTTCCTGAGGAATTTGATCCTGAGAAATCCCAAAAAGTCTTTTTATTTCAGGATCATCAAGGGAGACTTGCGGCGACATTAACGATACCAACTGTTCAAATCGGAATATATGACTGGGTTGAGGTAGTTGAAGTAAAAGAGTCATTAGGTGTTTTTGTTTCGATTGGAATTAGTAAAGACATTCTTGTATCAAAAGATGATCTACCAGCCCTTCATAGTCTGTGGCCAACTATCGGAGATCGACTGTATTGTTCGTTGAAAGCAGATAAAAATGGGCGTTTATTTGGGAAATTGGCAACAGAAAATATTATGCGTGAGGTAGCAGAGAAGGCAACACGAAAGGATTTTAATCGAAACATAACTGGGTGGGCCTATCGTTTGCTGAAAATTGGGACCTTCCTATTAACGGAAGAGAACTTCATTGGATTTATCCATGAGTCAGAGCGTAAGCAGGAGCCACGACTTGGTCAGAAGGTAGAAGGTCGGATTATTGATGTAAAGGAAGATGGAACGATTAATGTTTCTTTATTAGGCCGTGTTCATGAAACATTAGATGAAGATGCAGAGAAAATTTATTCCTATCTGCAGGTGCGCGGTGGAAAAATGCCTTATTGGGATAAAAGTGAACCAGAAGATATTTCTGCACGATTTGACATGAGCAAGGCAGCTTTCAAACGTGCATTAGGTAGACTCATGAAAGCTGGAAAGGTAAGACAAGAAGAAGGTTGGACCTATATAAAAGAATAA
- the pepF gene encoding oligoendopeptidase F has product MITYSSRNDVPEIEKWKLEDIYNSQKDWEADVKAIEKIADVLRSYDGKIHDGGTLLSYLTESEKLSFMFGKVSAYAMLQVDIDTRESSAQSIQDRAKQLGVKISSSTAFFMPFLLSLDESTLKAYLKEEQGLKYFEKNLLEAYRYKAHVLTKEKEELLSQLGEALSSPSHTYSMINNADIKFGTVTNDNGEKVELTRGMYSKLIEDQDRTKRKEAYKAYYQPYVQLKNSIASTLAAAIKNNVTTAKIRKYPSALEKALFSDNVPKEVYENLISTTKENIAPLHRYSEIRKEKLGLKELHQYDLSVPIVQGVEQKIGYETAYSTMLNALKPLGEEYIKILDSFKNARYIDVRETPGKRSGAYNLGVYGVHPYVLLNHHDDLSSLFTLAHEMGHAMHSHFSHKTQPQNTAKYSIFVAEVASTVNEVLLIHYLLNQETDETMRWYLLNHFIDKFKGTLFTQVMFADFELKTHEKAEQGQPLNAQVFSEIYEELFREYNGDAIIFDEEVKYGWARIPHFYRPFYVYKYATGFASAIHLADRILKGDEKTLASYIEFLKSGSSDYPLELLKKTGVDLTSPEPIQNALKQFSDLVEEFSEM; this is encoded by the coding sequence ATGATTACTTATTCTTCAAGGAACGATGTACCTGAAATTGAAAAATGGAAGCTTGAGGATATTTATAATTCTCAAAAGGATTGGGAAGCGGATGTCAAGGCGATTGAGAAAATCGCCGACGTGTTGCGATCCTATGATGGAAAGATTCATGACGGGGGAACCTTACTTTCTTACTTAACTGAAAGTGAAAAATTATCCTTTATGTTTGGCAAAGTATCGGCATATGCTATGCTTCAGGTGGATATAGATACGAGGGAATCTTCAGCACAGTCAATACAGGATAGGGCAAAACAACTTGGAGTGAAGATCAGTTCTTCTACTGCATTTTTTATGCCATTTCTATTGAGTCTAGATGAATCAACGTTAAAAGCTTATCTGAAAGAAGAACAAGGACTGAAATATTTCGAGAAGAATTTGCTTGAAGCTTATCGCTATAAAGCACATGTTTTGACGAAAGAAAAGGAAGAGTTACTTTCTCAATTAGGTGAGGCGCTTTCTTCACCAAGTCATACATATAGCATGATCAATAATGCTGATATTAAATTTGGAACTGTAACAAATGATAATGGTGAAAAAGTTGAACTTACTCGTGGAATGTATTCAAAATTAATTGAAGATCAAGATCGCACGAAGCGGAAGGAAGCATACAAAGCGTATTATCAGCCTTATGTGCAATTAAAAAACTCCATAGCTTCAACACTTGCCGCTGCTATAAAAAATAATGTAACGACGGCTAAAATTAGAAAGTATCCTTCTGCCTTAGAGAAAGCTTTATTTAGTGATAATGTTCCTAAAGAGGTCTATGAAAATTTAATCTCTACAACGAAGGAAAATATCGCTCCGTTACATCGGTATTCGGAAATAAGAAAAGAGAAGCTAGGTCTTAAGGAGCTTCACCAGTATGATCTATCTGTGCCTATTGTTCAAGGAGTAGAACAAAAAATAGGTTATGAAACGGCTTACAGTACCATGTTAAATGCACTGAAGCCTTTAGGTGAGGAATATATAAAAATTTTAGATTCATTTAAAAATGCTAGATATATTGATGTGAGGGAAACGCCTGGTAAACGATCCGGTGCCTATAATTTAGGGGTTTACGGAGTTCATCCATATGTACTTTTAAATCATCATGATGATTTAAGTAGCCTGTTCACTCTAGCACATGAAATGGGTCATGCAATGCATAGCCATTTCTCTCATAAAACTCAACCGCAAAATACAGCAAAATATAGTATTTTTGTGGCAGAGGTTGCATCAACAGTGAATGAAGTATTACTGATTCATTACCTATTGAACCAGGAAACAGATGAAACGATGCGTTGGTATTTACTCAATCATTTTATTGATAAATTTAAAGGAACATTATTTACACAAGTGATGTTTGCTGATTTTGAACTGAAAACCCATGAAAAAGCTGAACAAGGACAACCACTTAATGCACAAGTGTTTAGTGAAATATATGAAGAATTGTTTAGGGAATACAATGGCGATGCAATCATATTTGATGAAGAAGTCAAATATGGATGGGCAAGAATCCCACATTTCTACAGACCATTTTATGTCTATAAATATGCTACGGGCTTTGCTTCTGCCATCCATTTAGCTGATCGAATTCTTAAAGGCGACGAGAAAACATTAGCATCCTATATTGAGTTTTTAAAAAGTGGGAGCTCAGATTATCCACTTGAGCTTTTAAAGAAGACAGGTGTCGATTTAACATCTCCAGAACCAATTCAAAATGCGTTAAAACAGTTCAGTGATTTAGTTGAAGAATTTTCGGAAATGTAA
- a CDS encoding class I SAM-dependent methyltransferase — protein sequence MSLDFLQPDDQFTYAKRKTDESWIQFMKEMINFEGKKVLDIGCGGGIYTKAIAEMGAAQVIGVDFSEKMLTAAKEYCQGYDTVQFIHGNAIETGLDSDQYDIVLERALIHHIRELEPCLYEVFRLLKPGGTCIIQDRTPEDCLLEGSPTHIRGYFFSMYPHLIEKEVARRHTSGEVIRKLQHLGFQNISENKLWEIRRVYEYQEDLWDDLRNRTGRSILHELNDQQLNSLIKDLQLTLKDCFPLIEKDRWTVWAANKNS from the coding sequence ATGTCTTTAGATTTTCTTCAACCTGATGATCAATTTACTTATGCAAAAAGAAAAACCGATGAATCTTGGATTCAATTCATGAAAGAAATGATTAATTTTGAAGGAAAAAAGGTACTAGATATCGGCTGTGGTGGTGGAATCTATACAAAAGCTATCGCTGAAATGGGAGCAGCACAGGTAATCGGCGTCGATTTTTCAGAAAAGATGCTTACCGCAGCAAAGGAATATTGTCAGGGTTATGATACTGTTCAATTTATTCACGGAAATGCTATAGAAACAGGTTTGGACAGTGATCAATATGACATTGTGCTTGAAAGGGCGCTCATCCACCATATTAGAGAATTAGAACCGTGCTTATATGAAGTATTCCGTTTATTAAAACCTGGTGGCACATGTATTATTCAAGATCGCACACCTGAGGACTGCCTACTTGAAGGTAGCCCAACACATATTCGAGGATACTTTTTTTCAATGTATCCTCATCTGATTGAGAAAGAAGTAGCTAGAAGGCATACTAGTGGAGAAGTAATACGAAAACTACAACATTTAGGTTTTCAAAATATATCAGAAAATAAACTATGGGAGATAAGGAGAGTTTATGAATACCAAGAGGATTTATGGGATGATTTACGAAATCGAACTGGACGATCTATTCTCCATGAATTAAATGATCAGCAGCTAAATTCTCTTATTAAAGATTTACAATTAACTTTAAAAGATTGCTTCCCCCTTATTGAAAAGGATCGTTGGACAGTATGGGCTGCAAATAAGAATTCATAA
- a CDS encoding sugar-binding protein, producing MPDYQYHFMLIPEELDNDYWRLVEKGAMAAAKANHILLEYVGPKQSNINEHLRKLQIAAASKVDGVLTQGYNDKQFTPVINHLVNKGVPVITVDTDAPSSQRRAYIGTDNYYSGFLAGTSLIADTKGKINVAIITGSFKAEHQKLRVKGFKDAIANEDRIHVITVEESNITRIRAAEKANKILTEHPETNAFYGTSALDGIGIAQTVVRLNRVQSTYIIAFDTINETLDYIRKGVIDATIVQKPYEMGYKAVEMMIQIQEGKPIPEINNTDTRVIHREDLIEQKGELPQ from the coding sequence ATGCCCGATTACCAATATCATTTTATGTTAATACCAGAAGAGCTGGACAATGATTATTGGCGGCTAGTCGAAAAAGGGGCGATGGCAGCGGCGAAGGCCAATCATATTTTACTTGAGTATGTAGGTCCAAAGCAATCCAATATAAATGAACACTTAAGAAAGCTGCAAATAGCAGCAGCCTCGAAGGTGGATGGTGTGTTAACTCAGGGATATAATGATAAGCAATTTACCCCAGTTATCAACCATTTAGTGAATAAAGGGGTTCCAGTAATTACAGTGGACACGGACGCCCCCTCAAGTCAGCGAAGGGCATATATTGGAACAGATAATTATTATTCAGGATTTCTGGCAGGAACTTCTTTAATAGCTGACACGAAGGGAAAGATTAATGTTGCGATTATTACTGGTAGCTTCAAGGCTGAGCATCAAAAGCTACGAGTAAAAGGATTTAAGGATGCAATTGCTAATGAAGACAGAATACATGTAATCACTGTTGAAGAGTCCAATATTACTAGAATTCGTGCAGCCGAAAAGGCAAATAAAATCCTAACTGAACATCCGGAGACGAATGCTTTTTATGGGACAAGTGCTCTAGACGGTATTGGAATTGCTCAAACAGTCGTGCGTTTAAACCGCGTACAATCTACCTATATCATTGCATTTGATACGATTAATGAAACACTGGACTATATTCGCAAAGGTGTGATTGATGCGACGATTGTACAAAAGCCTTATGAAATGGGATACAAGGCAGTTGAGATGATGATTCAAATTCAGGAAGGAAAACCTATACCAGAAATTAATAACACGGATACTCGGGTGATTCATAGGGAAGACCTAATAGAGCAAAAAGGGGAATTACCGCAATGA
- a CDS encoding sensor histidine kinase, translating to MIRIRTKLLIYFIILVVLVNGVAFFVYDSSEKIMKEYNRSFGRFLLLNEIAQQTNTVVEKMNAYIVKKDPMFQQEFITTSNELRKNKKKLQQEIETQSNFVTLGNYENMLESFLEDSYIAIHAFETGDINQYAAYFNEATNVANFIQETTMSLIDQELTNYQSFFKQLKKRNHYYRLSTIFLLGSLLIICGILALYISRGITRPIARLSQAAREISAGRLTGRDIEVTSKDELKLLTETFNQMRRNIVGLVNEIKDKSELDTLLKEMELKSLQNQINPHFLFNTLNNISKMAYLEDAHETTRLIEAVSTLLRYNLENIDKPSTLKDEVNCVKEYFYIQQTRFGDRISFKTVIDERCMYANIPRLTLQPIVENAFIHGVESKEEGGRITLTIYQTKDQIVIEVADDGNGMEQSIISQLLKGETNEQRLTGKRASGHSTGIGVKNVMKRLQLFYQQKDVMDIESKLGKGTVFRLKLKKG from the coding sequence ATGATCCGGATTCGAACGAAGCTCCTCATTTATTTTATTATTCTAGTTGTTTTAGTTAATGGTGTAGCTTTTTTCGTATATGACAGTAGCGAAAAGATTATGAAAGAATATAATCGAAGCTTTGGGCGCTTTCTTTTACTAAATGAAATCGCCCAGCAAACGAATACCGTGGTCGAAAAAATGAATGCCTATATTGTGAAAAAGGACCCAATGTTTCAACAAGAATTTATCACAACTAGTAATGAGCTTCGAAAAAACAAAAAGAAATTGCAGCAAGAAATAGAAACTCAATCAAACTTTGTCACTCTTGGCAACTATGAGAACATGCTCGAAAGTTTCTTGGAGGATAGTTATATTGCCATACATGCTTTTGAAACGGGCGATATAAATCAGTATGCAGCTTATTTTAATGAAGCTACAAATGTAGCTAATTTTATCCAAGAGACAACGATGTCCTTAATTGATCAGGAATTAACGAATTATCAATCCTTTTTTAAGCAGCTTAAGAAACGAAATCATTATTATCGGTTATCGACTATTTTTCTACTAGGCTCGTTATTAATTATTTGTGGGATACTCGCTTTATATATTTCTCGTGGGATTACAAGGCCGATTGCTCGTCTATCGCAAGCAGCAAGGGAGATTTCTGCAGGACGATTAACTGGAAGGGATATTGAAGTAACAAGTAAGGATGAATTGAAATTATTGACAGAAACGTTTAACCAAATGCGGCGAAACATTGTAGGTCTTGTGAATGAAATTAAAGATAAATCTGAACTAGATACACTTTTAAAAGAAATGGAGCTTAAGAGTTTACAAAATCAAATCAATCCCCATTTTTTATTTAATACGTTAAACAATATTTCAAAAATGGCTTATTTGGAGGATGCGCATGAGACAACAAGATTAATTGAAGCGGTATCTACCTTGCTTCGGTATAATCTTGAGAATATTGATAAACCATCAACATTAAAGGATGAGGTGAATTGTGTAAAAGAATATTTTTATATTCAGCAAACCCGCTTTGGGGATCGTATATCATTTAAAACCGTAATAGATGAAAGATGTATGTATGCAAACATTCCACGTTTAACGTTACAGCCTATTGTAGAGAATGCCTTTATCCATGGTGTGGAGTCAAAGGAGGAAGGGGGAAGGATCACACTTACCATTTACCAAACTAAGGATCAAATCGTGATTGAAGTGGCAGATGACGGAAATGGAATGGAGCAGTCAATCATAAGCCAATTATTAAAGGGTGAAACAAATGAACAACGGTTAACTGGTAAGAGAGCAAGCGGACATTCAACAGGAATTGGTGTGAAAAATGTCATGAAGCGTCTTCAACTCTTTTACCAGCAAAAGGATGTAATGGACATTGAATCAAAGCTGGGAAAGGGGACTGTTTTTCGTTTGAAGCTCAAAAAGGGGTGA